One Scomber japonicus isolate fScoJap1 chromosome 1, fScoJap1.pri, whole genome shotgun sequence DNA window includes the following coding sequences:
- the LOC128362421 gene encoding zinc finger BED domain-containing protein, whose protein sequence is MSRRRSVVWGFFKAVDSDSVQCLLCKNYLGKGEQGTTTAMLRHLRVKHPTEVAIAEKSDGHGPETAASNGVQDLEADRGQFCSVEVSLDDGDSDTITTVNEADINSAINGILEAAQGAPVEQRTDEEASGRCLKRRRNTRSLIWRHFERLESLAAARCRICKKKIQCFDSSTSNLHRHMSKRHPEASQLAAVVQNPPISKSSHGSNTNVDTSTPPVTVEVSEQREFSDVIKDSRMFGGERRVFRREHELIEALRRAQREEARALEHQRELLEKLHAVNAREAAAEREQIESLRKAQQEEAKDLNRQREELKTEKAELQKKWEELQREKEELLFSRGQSAS, encoded by the exons ATGTCTCGTAGGAGAAGTGTAGTGTGGGGCTTCTTCAAAGCAGTCGACTCAGACTCGGTCCAGTGTCTGCTCTGCAAAAATTATCTGGGGAAAGGCGAGCAGGGGACCACCACAGCCATGCTGAGACATCTGCGTGTCAAACATCCCACAGAGGTCGCCATAGCCGAGAAAAGTGATGGACATGGACCTGAAACTGCTGCCAGCAACGGAGTCCAGGACCTGGAGGCTGACAGGGGACAGTTCTGCTCCG tGGAAGTGTCGCTGGATGATGGAGACTCTGACACCATCACCACAGTGAATGAAGCTGACATTAATTCGGCCATTAATGGAATCCTGGAAGCAGCACAAGGAGCTCCAGTAGAGCAAAGAACAGATGAGGAGGCAAGTGGTCGCTGTTTAAAGCGCAGACGGAATACAAGGAGTTTGATTTGGAGACATTTTGAGCGCTTGGAGAGTTTGGCTGCTGCTCGCTGCCGGATTTGCAAGAAAAAGATACAATGCTTTGACAGCAGCACCAGCAACCTGCACCGACACATGTCAAAGAGGCACCCGGAGGCGTCTCAGTTAGCGGCTGTTGTGCAGAACCCGCCAATATCCAAGTCATCACACGGCTCAAACACTAACGTAGACACATCTACTCCACCAGTGACTGTGGAGGTGTCGGAGCAGAGAGAGTTTTCAG ATGTGATCAAAGATTCAAGAATGTTTGGAGGAGAGAGGCGTGTTTTCAGGAGAGAGCATGAGCTAATAGAAGCTCTGAGGAGAGCACAGCGGGAGGAGGCGCGTGCCCTGGAGCATCAGAGGGAGCTTCTTGAGAAGCTGCATGCAGTGAATGCCAGAGAGGCAGCTGCAGAGAGGGAGCAAATTGAGTCACTGAGGAAAGCACAGCAGGAGGAAGCCAAAGACTTAaatagacagagagaagagctgaagacagaaaaagcagagctgcagaagaAATGGGAAGAGCTTCAACGGGAAAAGGAAGAACTCTTGTTTTCCAGAGGACAGTCAGCCTCCTGA